In the genome of Quercus robur chromosome 3, dhQueRobu3.1, whole genome shotgun sequence, one region contains:
- the LOC126719161 gene encoding uncharacterized protein LOC126719161, with translation MVWAKDPSVVFIAETWTDRARLELVQRKIQFKHMFEVPRRNKAGGLVLFWKEDFKLDIETFSPNHIDTTINKNQENEWRFIGFYGKPDTQKRHESWTKLRQLKRRSSSPWLCTGFVGFPFTWHKHYLDFTVWERSDVAQTILHYLNTSTLPQSLCHSFITLIPKVKNPEYVTQFRSISLSNVLYRILAKVLANRLKTIMPHIISDHQSAFIPNRLISDNILVAFETLHPMMNHTKGKTGFMTLKLDMSKAYDKVEWSYMEKVLWKMSFNERWVQLMMLCITTASYSILINGEPHGEISPTRGLRQSDPLSPYLFLMCTEGLHGLIWKAATNGDIQGVSICQNEPKITHLLFADDSLIFCLARESECQSLLDVLATYERASRQQINRAKNTLFFSKSTLGDIQTLIKDMLGVIVIYHYEKYLGLPSLVGRNKKESFTHIKQQIWKKLQGWEVKLLSQVGREVLTKAVAQGLPTYTICCFKLPTTLCHEIESLICRFFWGQRGDHRKIHWMKWQDLCKPKNQGGMGFKDLALYNDALLAKQTWRLLHDTQSLFHRVFKAKFFPNSTVLEAKCPPSASHAWKSIIKGRDVIKRGGLWRIGYGNLVLVWGDNWLPTSGCPKVISQMVKGGETTRVGDFIDQENRVWKEDLIDRVFYDFEASIIKKIPLCRSIQDDILIWPFNSDGVYSVKSGYRFLHDSSLACLKEPKLLMVVLLNLWKRRNNLCLSKPTIPLNKVLEHSREQQIESHSSPLPSITPRSKLPAIWTPLPEYWYKLNFDGAIFADKDTTSIGIVVCNCDGLVMASIAQQIPLPPSVIEVETLAARRALEFVLELGFE, from the exons ATGGTgtgggcaaaagatccctcGGTTGTGTTTATAGCCGAAACATGGACCGATAGAGCAAGGCTGGAATTAGTTCAGAGGAAAATTCAATTCAAGCACATGTTTGAAGTACCAAGAAGGAATAAGGCAGGGGGTCTGGTACTGTTTTGGAAGGAAGATTTCAAGTTAGATATTGAAACTTTCTCTCCTAATCATATTGATACCACTATAAACAAAAACCAGGAAAATGAATGGAGATTCATTGGTTTTTACGGCAAACCCGACACACAAAAACGGCATGAGTCTTGGACCAAGTTGAGACAGTTGAAGAGAAGGAGTAGTTCACCTTGGCTATGCActg GATTCGTGGGCTTCCCATTTACTTGGCACAAACATTACCTGGATTTCACTGTGTGGGAAAG GTCTGATGTTGCTCAAACTATATTGCACTATCTAAACACAAGTACTTTGCCTCAATCACTTTGTCACTCTTTTATAACTTTGATCCCTAAAGTGAAGAACCCTGAATATGTGACACAATTTAGATCCATAAGTTTGAGTAATGTTTTGtatcggattttggctaaagtCCTAGCTAATAGACTGAAAACTATCATGCCCCATATTATTTCTGATCATCAAAGTGCTTTTATACCTAACCGCTTGATTTCAGATAACATCCTAGTGGCTTTTGAAACTTTACACCCCATGATGAATCATACCAAAGGCAAAACAGGTTTTATGACTTTaaaacttgatatgagtaaggcctaCGACAAAGTTGAATGGTCCTACATGGAGAAAGTTTTGTGGAAGATGAGTTTCAATGAGAGATGGGTACAACTTATGATGCTTTGCATTACTACTGCATCCTACTCGATTTTGATTAATGGGGAGCCCCATGGAGAGATCTCACCCACAAGGGGACTTCGGCAAAGCGATCCCCTTTCGCCTTATCTTTTTCTCATGTGTACTGAGGGATTACATGGTTTGATATGGAAGGCAGCCACAAATGGAGACATTCAAGGAGTGTCTATTTGCCAAAATGAACCCAAAATTACTCATCTCCTCTTCGCTGATGATAGCTTGATTTTTTGTCTAGCAAGAGAGAGTGAATGCCAAAGCTTGTTGGATGTATTGGCCACATATGAAAGAGCATCGAGGCAGCAAATTAATAGAGCCAAAAATACACTTTTCTTTAGTAAATCCACATTAGGAGATATACAAACTTTGATCAAGGACATGCTTGGAGTTATAGTGATATATCACTATGAGAAGTATTTGGGCCTCCCCTCTCTTGTTGGCAGGAATAAAAAGGAGAGTTTCACTCACATCAAGCAACAAATATGGAAGAAGCTACAAGGGTGGGAAGTAAAGCTTCTATCTCAAGTGGGTCGTGAAGTTTTGACCAAGGCCGTTGCACAAGGCTTACCCACCTATACCATATGTTGTTTTAAGCTTCCCACTACTCTATGTCATGAAATAGAATCCTtgatttgtagatttttttggggtcaaagGGGTGATCAtagaaaaattcattggatGAAGTGGCAAGACCTATGTAAACCAAAAAATCAGGGAGGTATGGGGTTTAAAGATCTCGCCTTGTACAATGACGCACTTTTGGCAAAACAAACTTGGAGGTTGCTACATGACACTCAATCCCTTTTTCATAGAGTTTTCAAAGCCAAGTTCTTTCCAAACTCCACGGTTTTGGAAGCAAAATGTCCACCGAGTGCATCTCACGCTTGGAAGAGCATAATCAAGGGAAGGGATGTGATAAAACGGGGAGGTTTATGGCGTATTGGGTATGGAAATTTGGTGCTCGTGTGGGGTGATAACTGGCTGCCTACATCTGGATGTCCGAAAGTCATTTCACAAATGGTAAAGGGTGGTGAAACAACTAGAGTGGGAGACTTCATTGATCAAGAAAATAGGGTATGGAAAGAAGACTTAATTGATAGAGTATTCTATGATTTTGAGGCATCAATTATCAAAAAGATCCCACTTTGCCGATCCATACAAGATGATATACTAATTTGGCCTTTTAATTCGGACGGGGTCTACTCGGTCAAGTCGGGTTATAGATTCTTGCATGACTCGTCCCTAGCCT GTCTGAAGGAACCCAAGCTCCTCATGGTGGTATTATTGAATTTGTGGAAGCGTAGGAATAACCTCTGCTTAAGCAAGCCTACAATCCCACTTAATAAGGTGCTGGAGCACTCTCGGGAGCAACAGATTGAGTCCCACTCCAGCCCCTTACCATCAATCACACCAAGGAGTAAGCTACCAGCGATCTGGACACCACTTCCTGAATATTGGTATAAGTTAAATTTTGACGGAGCCATATTTGCAGACAAGGACACAACAAGTATCGGGATTGTTGTGTGTAACTGTGATGGCCTTGTCATGGCGTCTATAGCGCAACAAATCCCACTGCCACCTTCAGTTATTGAGGTTGAGACCTTAGCAGCAAGACGAGCCCTAGAGTTTGTCTTGGAGTTGGGTTTCGAGTGA
- the LOC126719163 gene encoding F-box protein PP2-B15-like: protein MEGFIDMLPEECVSTILSFTCPTDTFRSSMVSSIFHSAAESDVVWERFLPDDYKDVVSRLVTPLAFTTKKELFLCLCNPVLIDGGRKSFKLEKLFGKISYMLSARELSITWGNDPMQWSWKSIPQSRFPEVAELRTTCWLEIRGKINTQILSPMTRYGVYLIMKISNRAYGLDSIPSEMLVEVGNKVCNGMTHLRHEDGKKQQMECLFYRNRTEVLRKRVIEGTERFLSEREDGWMEIELGEFFSSEAYEEVKMSLMEVKGYQLKGGLIIEGIEVRPIYRFMKECLR from the exons ATGGAAGGATTCATTGACATGTTGCCAGAAGAGTGTGTGTCTACAATTTTGTCCTTCACCTGTCCAACAGACACATTCCGATCTTCAATGGTGTCATCCATCTTTCATTCAGCGGCGGAGTCCGACGTTGTTTGGGAGAGATTCTTGCCGGATGATTATAAGGATGTTGTGTCAAGGTTGGTCACTCCTTTGGCATTTACTACAAAGAAGGAGCTTTTTCTTTGTCTCTGCAATCCAGTTCTCATAGATGGTGGTAGAAAG AGCTTCAAGCTAGAGAAATTGTTTGGCAAAATATCATATATGCTATCAGCAAGAGAACTTTCCATAACATGGGGCAATGATCCAATGCAATGGAGTTGGAAATCAATACCTCAATCAAG GTTCCCAGAAGTGGCTGAGCTTAGAACAACATGTTGGTTAGAAATTCGTGGCAAAATCAATACTCAAATTTTATCACCAATGACAAGATATGGTGTTTATCTTATAATGAAAATTTCTAACCGTGCATATGGGCTCGATTCAATACCATCTGAAATGTTAGTTGAGGTGGGCAATAAAGTATGTAATGGCATGACTCATCTTCGTCATGAAGATGGCAAGAAGCAACAAATGGAGTGCTTATTTTATAGAAACCGCACAGAAGTgttgagaaagagagtgatAGAGGGCACTGAACGATTCCTAAGTGAAAGAGAGGATGGGTGGATGGAGATTGAGCTAGGAGAATTCTTTAGTAGTGAAGCTTATGAGGAGGTGAAGATGAGTTTGATGGAGGTTAAGGGTTATCAATTAAAAGGAGGTCTTATCATTGAAGGAATTGAAGTAAGGCCTATATATAGATTCATGAAGGAATGTTTGCGTTAA
- the LOC126720030 gene encoding F-box protein PP2-B15-like translates to MSNSMGGFIDMLPEDCVSTILSFTSPTDTFRSSMVSSTFNSAAESDVVWEMFLPADYKDVLSRVVTPLAFTTKKELFLCLCNPILIDGGRKSFKLEKLSGKISYMLSAKELSISSQNDPMQWTWKSIPQSRFSEVAELRTTSWLEIHGKIKTQILSPNTTYGAYLIMKISNRAYGLDSIPSEMSIEVGNKVCNGTAYLRHEDGEKQQMECLFYRNRTEVLRKRVIEGIEQIPSEREDGWMEIELGEFFSGESYEEVKMSFMEVKGYQSKGGLILEGIEIRPKNYE, encoded by the exons ATGTCAAACTCAATGGGAGGATTCATTGACATGTTGCCAGAAGATTGTGTATCCACAATCCTATCCTTCACCTCTCCAACAGACACATTTAGATCTTCAATGGTGTCATCCACCTTTAATTCAGCGGCGGAGTCCGACGTTGTTTGGGAGATGTTCTTGCCGGCTGATTATAAGGATGTTTTGTCAAGGGTGGTCACTCCTTTGGCATTTACTACAAAGAAGGAGCTCTTTCTTTGTCTGTGCAATCCAATTCTCATAGATGGTGGTAGAAAG AGCTTCAAGTTAGAGAAATTGTCTGGAAAAATATCGTATATGCTGTCAGCAAAAGAACTTTCTATATCATCGCAAAATGATCCAATGCAGTGGACCTGGAAATCAATACCTCAATCAAG ATTCTCCGAAGTGGCTGAGCTTAGAACAACATCTTGGTTAGAAATTCATGgcaaaatcaaaactcaaattctATCACCTAACACAACATATGGCGCTTATCTTATAATGAAAATTTCTAATCGTGCATATGGACTTGATTCAATACCGTCTGAAATGTCAATTGAGGTGGGCAATAAAGTATGTAATGGCACGGCTTATCTTCGTCATGAAGATGGCGAGAAGCAACAAATGGAGTGCTTATTTTATAGGAACCGCACAGAAGTgttgagaaagagagtgatAGAGGGCATTGAACAAATCCCAAGTGAAAGAGAGGATGGGTGGATGGAGATTGAGCTGGGAGAGTTCTTTAGTGGTGAAAGTTATGAGGAGGTGAAGATGAGTTTTATGGAGGTTAAGGGTTATCAATCAAAAGGAGGACTCATCCTTGAAGGAATTGAAATAAGGCCTAAAAACTATGAATGA